In Balaenoptera ricei isolate mBalRic1 chromosome 4, mBalRic1.hap2, whole genome shotgun sequence, the following are encoded in one genomic region:
- the B3GNT5 gene encoding lactosylceramide 1,3-N-acetyl-beta-D-glucosaminyltransferase isoform X2, with protein MLCRVGSWETARLGKLSVQIQGCTGTFSYSVRGSTLETSLKPSQHPVCGLLHRTPSDPLTRERLQRRLVWEDQMYNDIIQQAFADSFYNLTLKFLLQFSWANSFCPHAKFLMTADDDIFIHMPNLIEYLQSLERIGVQDFWIGRVHRGAPPVRDKSSKYYVSYEMYQWPAYPDYTAGAAYVISGDVAAKVYEASQTLNSSLYIDDVFMGLCANKIGIVPQYHVFFSGEGKTPYHPCIYEKMMTSHGHVEDLQDLWKDATDPRVKMISKGFFGQIYCRIIKIVLLCKLTYVDTYPCRAAFA; from the exons ATGCTGTGTCGTGTTGGGAGTTGGGAAACCGCCAGACTAGGGAAGCTTTCG GTCCAGATTCAAGGTTGCACCGGAACATTTTCTTACTCTGTTAGGGGATCTACACTGGAAACATCTCTGAAGCCCTCTCAGCATCCCGTCTGTGGCCTACTACACA GAACACCTTCTGACCCACTGACAAGAGAAAGACTTCAAAGAAGACTGGTTTGGGAAGATCAGATGTACAATGATATAATTCAGCAAgcctttgctgattctttctaTAATCTTACTCTTAAATTTCTTCTGCAGTTCAGTTGGGCAAATAGCTTTTGTCCACATGCCAAATTCCTTATGACTGCTGATGATGACATATTTATTCACATGCCAAATCTTATTGAATACCTTCAAAGTTTAGAACGAATTGGTGTTCAAGACTTTTGGATTGGTCGTGTTCATCGTGGTGCCCCTCCCGTCAGAGACAAAAGCAGCAAATACTATGTCTCCTATGAAATGTACCAGTGGCCGGCTTATCCTGACTATACTGCAGGAGCCGCCTACGTGATCTCTGGTGATGTAGCTGCCAAAGTCTATGAGGCATCACAGACACTTAACTCTAGTCTTTACATAGACGATGTGTTCATGGgcctctgtgccaataaaatagGGATAGTACCACAATACCATGTGTTTTTCTCCGGGGAAGGTAAAACTCCTTATCATCCCTGCATCTATGAAAAAATGATGACATCTCATGGGCATGTAGAAGACCTTCAGGACCTTTGGAAGGATGCCACAGACCCAAGAGTAAAAATGATTTCAAAAGGTTTCTTTGGTCAAATATACTGCAGAATAATTAAGATAGTCCTCCTTTGCAAACTGACCTATGTGGATACGTATCCGTGTAGGGCTGCCTTTGCCTAA
- the B3GNT5 gene encoding lactosylceramide 1,3-N-acetyl-beta-D-glucosaminyltransferase isoform X1, with amino-acid sequence MDVRMFVSGRRVKKWQFIQLFATCFVLSLMFFWISIDNHIVSHMKSYSYRYLINSYDFVNDSLSLKHSEDGAPRYQYLINHEEKCQTQDVLLLLFVKTAPENYNRRSAIRKTWGNEKYVRSQLNANIKTLFVLGTPSDPLTRERLQRRLVWEDQMYNDIIQQAFADSFYNLTLKFLLQFSWANSFCPHAKFLMTADDDIFIHMPNLIEYLQSLERIGVQDFWIGRVHRGAPPVRDKSSKYYVSYEMYQWPAYPDYTAGAAYVISGDVAAKVYEASQTLNSSLYIDDVFMGLCANKIGIVPQYHVFFSGEGKTPYHPCIYEKMMTSHGHVEDLQDLWKDATDPRVKMISKGFFGQIYCRIIKIVLLCKLTYVDTYPCRAAFA; translated from the coding sequence ATGGACGTCAGAATGTTTGTTAGTGGCAGGAGAGTAAAAAAATGGcaatttattcagttatttgcCACTTGTTTTGTGCTAAGCCTCATGTTCTTCTGGATATCGATCGATAACCACATCGTGAGCCATATGAAGTCCTACTCTTACAGATACCTCATAAATAGCTACGACTTTGTGAATGATAGCCTGTCTCTTAAGCACAGCGAGGATGGGGCTCCTCGCTACCAGTACTTGATTAACCATGAGGAGAAGTGTCAAACACAAGACGTCCTGCTCTTACTGTTTGTAAAGACTGCTCCTGAAAACTACAATCGCCGTTCTGCCATTAGGAAAACATGGGGCAATGAGAAGTATGTTCGCTCTCAACTTAACGCCAACATTAAAACTCTGTTTGTCTTAGGAACACCTTCTGACCCACTGACAAGAGAAAGACTTCAAAGAAGACTGGTTTGGGAAGATCAGATGTACAATGATATAATTCAGCAAgcctttgctgattctttctaTAATCTTACTCTTAAATTTCTTCTGCAGTTCAGTTGGGCAAATAGCTTTTGTCCACATGCCAAATTCCTTATGACTGCTGATGATGACATATTTATTCACATGCCAAATCTTATTGAATACCTTCAAAGTTTAGAACGAATTGGTGTTCAAGACTTTTGGATTGGTCGTGTTCATCGTGGTGCCCCTCCCGTCAGAGACAAAAGCAGCAAATACTATGTCTCCTATGAAATGTACCAGTGGCCGGCTTATCCTGACTATACTGCAGGAGCCGCCTACGTGATCTCTGGTGATGTAGCTGCCAAAGTCTATGAGGCATCACAGACACTTAACTCTAGTCTTTACATAGACGATGTGTTCATGGgcctctgtgccaataaaatagGGATAGTACCACAATACCATGTGTTTTTCTCCGGGGAAGGTAAAACTCCTTATCATCCCTGCATCTATGAAAAAATGATGACATCTCATGGGCATGTAGAAGACCTTCAGGACCTTTGGAAGGATGCCACAGACCCAAGAGTAAAAATGATTTCAAAAGGTTTCTTTGGTCAAATATACTGCAGAATAATTAAGATAGTCCTCCTTTGCAAACTGACCTATGTGGATACGTATCCGTGTAGGGCTGCCTTTGCCTAA